A region from the Arachis ipaensis cultivar K30076 chromosome B01, Araip1.1, whole genome shotgun sequence genome encodes:
- the LOC107630018 gene encoding pentatricopeptide repeat-containing protein At5g06540-like produces MSSIPPWLRLLQGTINRSTRELKRIHAHAITNGLARFSYVSSRLLAFYFRHHQRNRRDMRRLEAFFIHMPIHTVFDFNVMITAFSRDSQFYNCFLLFKRMLATGVRPNSHTFTMFVKSCRGSLSLLQQAHAQVVKLGSVDYDAFVVSSLIGVYCDHGEVGAARQVFDESSNKNVVCWTGLVSGYCNNGLVEEARLLFDEMPQRNEVSYSAMVSGYVRNGCFNEGIQVFHELKCCGNVINLNGSLLVSVLNACAAVGAFEEGKWIHSYIEENGLEYELELGTALIDFYTKCGWVEEAETVFDSMPSKDVATWSAMILGLAINGKNYMALELFDKMEKVGPKPNAVTFVGVLTSCNHKDLLTKAWWFFEQMSEKYGILPSIEHYGCMVDVLARGGRIKDALALVARMPIEPDGAIWGSLLNGCMMHCHVELAHRVGKYLIELEPQRSGYYILLANMYASMGKWEGVSEMRRLMKKRGVSTISAWSFIEIDQSIHKFVADDKCCTYSEEIYGVLNHLSKGLEDLTRSKNTFYLFEVI; encoded by the coding sequence ATGAGCTCAATTCCACCATGGCTTCGTCTCTTGCAAGGAACCATAAATCGAAGCACGAGAGAGTTAAAGCGAATCCACGCCCACGCCATCACCAATGGCCTTGCAAGATTCTCCTACGTCTCCAGCAGACTCTTGGCCTTCTATTTCCGACACCACCAGCGCAACCGCCGCGATATGCGCCGTTTAGAGGCCTTTTTCATTCACATGCCAATTCACACTGTGTTTGACTTCAATGTCATGATAACAGCTTTTTCAAGAGACTCACAGTTTTACAACTGTTTTCTGCTTTTCAAACGAATGCTAGCCACTGGTGTTAGGCCTAACTCTCACACCTTCACCATGTTCGTCAAATCTTGCCGTGGATCTTTGTCTCTCCTCCAACAAGCCCATGCCCAAGTGGTGAAGTTGGGGAGTGTGGATTATGACGCTTTTGTGGTGAGTTCTTTGATTGGTGTTTATTGCGATCATGGAGAAGTTGGTGCTGCACGGCAGGTGTTCGATGAAAGTTCCAACAAAAATGTGGTGTGTTGGACTGGTCTTGTTAGTGGTTATTGCAATAATGGTTTAGTTGAGGAAGCAAGGCTGTTGTTTGATGAGATGCCGCAAAGGAATGAGGTATCCTACAGCGCCATGGTGTCTGGGTATGTGAGGAATGGTTGTTTCAATGAGGGCATTCAAGTTTTCCATGAGCTCAAGTGTTGTGGAAATGTTATTAATTTGAATGGCTCTCTTCTGGTGAGTGTGCTCAATGCATGTGCTGCTGTGGGTGCATTTGAAGAAGGCAAATGGATTCACAGTTACATTGAAGAAAATGGTTTGGAGTATGAACTCGAACTGGGGACTGCATTGATTGATTTCTACACCAAGTGTGGGTGGGTGGAAGAGGCAGAGACAGTGTTTGATAGTATGCCTAGTAAGGATGTTGCTACTTGGAGTGCTATGATATTGGGTTTGGCTATTAATGGAAAGAATTATATGGCTCTTGAGCTTTTCGATAAGATGGAGAAGGTTGGACCCAAACCCAATGCAGTTACTTTTGTTGGTGTTCTAACTTCCTGCAATCACAAGGACTTGTTGACTAAAGCGTGGTGGTTTTTTGAACAAATGAGTGAAAAATATGGCATCCTACCATCCATTGAACACTATGGATGCATGGTTGATGTTTTGGCGCGAGGCGGGCGAATCAAAGATGCTTTAGCGTTAGTTGCTAGGATGCCGATAGAACCGGATGGAGCCATATGGGGGTCTTTGCTCAATGGATGCATGATGCATTGTCATGTTGAACTGGCACATAGAGTTGGGAAGTATTTGATAGAATTGGAGCCTCAACGTAGTGGATATTACATCCTTCTAGCAAACATGTATGCAAGTATGGGCAAATGGGAAGGCGTCTCCGAGATGAGAAGACTGATGAAAAAAAGGGGAGTGTCAACCATTTCTGCTTGGAGTTTCATAGAAATTGACCAGTCCATCCACAAATTTGTTGCTGATGATAAGTGTTGTACATATTCAGAAGAAATTTACGGAGTTTTAAACCACTTGAGTAAGGGACTCGAGGATTTAACCAGATCAAAAAATACATTCTATTTATTTGAAGTAATATAA
- the LOC107615902 gene encoding cytosolic sulfotransferase 12-like: MAMAQLSNNVIKCVEEEKEEDYLLSKEWKGLVSTLPKEQGWLSRNIYKYQGFWYDTKHLQGVLSVQKHFKAKEKDIILVTTPKSGSTWIKALAFALLNRHKYPNAQKNHPLLTNNPHLLVPFLEISLYSKKDFVPDLDSIPSPRLFSTHLPFVSLPESVKNVNCKIVYLCRDPKDVFVSLWHFTNKLGPETRSIDESFKQFCRGVSPFGPFWEHALGFQKESLKRSDKIMILTFEKMKLHPALVLKELAKFIGCPFSKEELSKGMVDDILNLCSFNNLSNLEVNKNGKLPNGVEAKVFFRRGKIGDWKNYLTTQKIQKLNTIIENTLAKHGLTF, from the coding sequence ATGGCAATGGCTCAACTCTCTAATAATGTGATCAAATgtgttgaagaagaaaaagaagaagactacTTATTAAGTAAAGAATGGAAGGGATTGGTATCAACCTTGCCAAAAGAACAAGGATGGCTTTCAAGGAACATATACAAATACCAAGGTTTTTGGTATGACACTAAGCACCTTCAAGGAGTCTTATCTGTCCAAAAACACTTTAAAGCCAAAGAAAAAGATATCATCCTTGTTACAACTCCCAAATCAGGATCAACTTGGATCAAAGCTTTAGCATTTGCATTGCTAAACCGCCACAAATATCCAAATGCTCAAAAGAATCATCCTTTGCTTACTAACAACCCTCATCTTCTTGTACCCTTTTTAGAGATTAGTCTCTATTCTAAAAAAGACTTTGTTCCTGACCTTGATTCAATTCCCTCTCCGAGATTATTCTCTACTCATCTTCCTTTTGTGTCTTTGCCAGAATCAGTTAAGAACGTAAATTGTAAGATAGTGTATCTTTGTAGAGATCCTAAAGATGTATTCGTTTCGCTATGGCATTTTACAAACAAACTCGGGCCAGAAACTAGGTCAATTGATGAATCGTTCAAGCAGTTTTGTAGGGGAGTAAGTCCGTTCGGACCGTTTTGGGAGCACGCATTAGGGTTTCAGAAAGAAAGCTTGAAAAGGTCGGACAAGATAATGATTCTAACATTTGAGAAAATGAAATTGCATCCTGCATTGGTTTTGAAAGAATTAGCTAAGTTTATAGGATGTCCATTTTCTAAAGAAGAGTTATCTAAGGGCATGGTGGATGATATCTTGAACTTATGTAGCTTTAATAACCTAAGCAATTTAGAGGTGAATAAGAATGGAAAATTACCAAATGGTGTAGAAGCCAAAGTTTTCTTCCGTCGTGGTAAAATTGGTGATTGGAAAAACTATCTCACGACTCAAAAGATTCAGAAATTGAACACAATTATTGAAAATACTTTGGCTAAACATGGGTTAACGTTTTAG
- the LOC107629760 gene encoding D-aminoacyl-tRNA deacylase isoform X2, with protein sequence MLLRTIGFCWTTAAAASVPLFITSSYLNRVLPPFSSIPLSNSKPLLFPSPSFSPSSSSSLSSSSNSIQVKHHHHSAMVTLLVATTSDPASINPANALLAMPAWQPGPHLQDDMKSFCNEGVRVLLHGKSIVVEDDLDKRWEEKTGEVVDEVIFFSKHTAVSNKPALTVHPIGVPHLREGDVPPQGGKPGWAALPNPRIGPWLRLLKKLAQAHNLVPEFEITLEATHHGPFTNKPTMFLEIGSTEDYWKRQDAAQVMAQLVWEGLGLGGGTDVGNWSRENDKKKVLLGIGGGHYAPRHMDVVLKDDVWVGHLLSGYSIPMEDPNQAKGEANAEIGGTWRQSILAAYEATRVAFPGGEILAHLDHKSFKSWQKNAITAFLTEQNIKIGKPTNFY encoded by the exons ATGCTACTTCGTACGATTGGTTTTTGTTGGACAACAGCTGCAGCCGCCAGTGTTCCACTTTTCATTACTAGCAGTTACCTTAACCGTGTGCTACCACCTTTTTCTTCAATACCGCTTTCAAATTCCAAACCATTATTATTCCCTTCcccttctttttctccttcttcttcttcttcattatcatcatcatcaaattcaATTCAAGTGAAGCACCACCACCACTCAGCAATGGTGACTCTTCTTGTTGCTACAACCTCCGACCCTGCTTCCATCAACCCTGCCAATGCCCTCTTGGCCATGCCAGCTTGGCAACCAGGTCCCCATCTCCAG GATGATATGAAGAGTTTCTGTAATGAAGGGGTTAGGGTTTTGCTTCATGGGAAGAGCATAGTGGTGGAGGATGACTTGGACAAGAGGTGGGAAGAGAAGACTGGTGAGGTTGTTGATGAGGTCATCTTCTTCAGCAAGCACACTGCTGTTTCTAACAAACCTGCCCTCACTGTTCATCCCATTG GAGTTCCTCATTTGCGCGAGGGTGATGTTCCACCCCAGGGTGGGAAACCGGGATGGGCTGCACTGCCGAATCCTCGGATAGGTCCTTGGCTTCGACTTTTGAAGAAATTGGCTCAAGCTCATAATCTGGTCCCTGAATTTGAG ATTACTTTGGAGGCCACTCATCACGGGCCATTCACAAATAAGCCAACAATGTTTCTTGAGATTG GTAGTACCGAAGACTATTGGAAAAGACAGGATGCTGCTCAAGTAATGGCTCAG TTAGTATGGGAAGGACTTGGACTCGGAGGAGGGACAGATGTCGGAAACTGGAGCAG GGAGAATGATAAGAAGAAAGTCCTTCTTGGGATAGGTGGCGGACACTATGCGCCTCGGCATATGGATGTAGTATT GAAAGACGATGTTTGGGTGGGTCACCTCCTTTCCGGATATTCAATTCCGATGGAAGATCCGAACCAAGCGAAAGGAGAAGCAAATGCGGAGATTGGTGGAACTTGGAGACAGTCTATATTAGCTGCATATGAGGCCACTAGAGTTGCTTTCCCGGGTGGCGAAATTCTCGCACATCTCGACCACAA GAGTTTCAAGAGCTGGCAGAAGAATGCTATAACAGCATTCCTTACTGAACAGAACATAAAAATTGGAAAGCCAACTAATTTTTACTGA
- the LOC107630095 gene encoding translin-associated protein X (The sequence of the model RefSeq protein was modified relative to this genomic sequence to represent the inferred CDS: added 33 bases not found in genome assembly), translating to MYNRCCIHSPLHSSGFLSSSWLPIPNLSFIPVAGGNIQASTVKRARTMATESAMKAPFTKYVEYLNDLNEKRERVVKASRDVTMNSKKVIFQVHRMSKYNKEEVLQKAEKDLAAVTNQYMSRLVKELQGTDFWKLRRAYSPGIQEYVEAATFCGFCKNGTLLTLDEINNTLLPLSDPSLQPLQINILDYLLGLADLTGELMRLAIGRISDGELEFAQKICRFARDIYRELTLVVPHMDDSHDMKTKMEIMLQSVMKIENACFSVHVRGSEYIPLLGSDDPGSFLVGVADIEL from the exons ATGTATAACAGATGTTGCATTCATTCACCGCTTCATTCTTCAGGGTTTCTCTCTTCATCATGGCTTCCAATTCCAAACCTCAGTTTCATTC CAGTTGCAGGTGGTAACATTCAAGCTTCAACGGTAAAGAGGGCAAGAACTATGGCTACTGAGTCAGCAATGAAGGCTCCTTTCACCAAATATGTTGAATATCTCAATGACCTT CGTGATGTAACAATGAACAGCAAAAAAGTCATATTTCAAGTTCACAG GATGAGTAAGTATAATAAAGAGGAAGTACTTCAGAAAGCTGAAAAGGATCTAGCAGCAGTGACAAATCAGTACATGTCTCGATTAGTCAAAGAATTGCAGGGTACCGATTTTTGGAAGCTACGACGAGCATACTCACCTGGG ATACAAGAGTATGTTGAAGCAGCTACTTTCTGCGGTTTCTGTAAAAATGGAACACTTTTGACGCTTGACGAGATAAACAACACATTGTTACCACTTAGTGATCCATCACTTCAGCCTCTACAAATAAATATCCTTGACTATCTATTAGGG CTTGCAGATTTGACTGGAGAACTGATGCGTCTGGCTATCGGTAGGATATCAGATGGTGAGCTTGAATTCGCTCAGAAGATATGCAGATTTGCGCGTGATATATACAGGGAGCTTACGCTTGTAGTGCCACATATGGATGATAGTCATGATATGAAGACAAAGATGGAAATAATGCTCCAAAGTGTCATGAAAATAGAGAATG CTTGCTTTAGTGTTCATGTGAGAGGATCAGAGTATATTCCACTCCTTGGATCCGATGATCCGGGTTCTTTCTTAGTTGGAGTCGCAGATATCGAACTATGA
- the LOC107643890 gene encoding uncharacterized protein LOC107643890 has protein sequence MVLIIIITLLSIIFISYMLPPSSASFPSTTQFQPSFQHQANNAHSNHPRLVRKLIRATEKGHNEDRDFIASQYNKQKGYLSGKVQHRKKNMVAGKKETKEEKYDGEDPSQYFAKDYSHVGGRRPIHNKNLPIGP, from the exons ATGGTGCTCATAATCATCATTACTTTGCTAagcatcattttcatctcttaTATGCTACCACCTTCTTCTGCTTCTTTTCCATCAACTACTCAATTTCAACCTTCATTCCAACATCAAG CCAATAATGCACACAGTAATCACCCAAGGCTGGTAAGAAAGTTAATAAGGGCTACTGAGAAG GGACATAATGAAGATAGAGACTTCATTGCATCACAATACAATAAGCAGAAGGGTTACCTTTCAg gaaaAGTACAACATAGGAAGAAAAATATGGTGGCCGGAAAGAAGGagacaaaagaagaaaaatatgatGGAGAAGACCCTTCACAATATTTTGCTAAGGATTATTCCCATGTTGGAGGGAGACGTCCCATACACAATAAGAATTTGCCAATTGGTCCCTAG